The Parafrankia irregularis genome window below encodes:
- a CDS encoding enoyl-CoA hydratase/isomerase family protein translates to MADARVRLDIDGPVAVITNDNPSKHNAFDDEMDLALFEILGELKARRDVRAVVWRAEGKSFSSGRDVGALGGGAVEISHHDLMKRGHRGILQILDLEAPVIVAMKGWSIGASFQRALICDIRVAAEGARFMLPEVGHGVIPDTGGMARLFQMCGHGVVSDLVLTGRPMDAAEALAHGVVSRVVPADQLDSTVMEMAAKIAAAPTVTVNMARRVIRHLSEPALRSSMADELIYQTFVSRSDDLAEMRQARAEDRAPRYTGS, encoded by the coding sequence ATGGCCGACGCGCGGGTGCGGCTCGACATCGACGGTCCGGTCGCAGTGATCACCAACGACAACCCGTCGAAGCACAATGCCTTCGACGACGAGATGGATCTCGCCCTGTTCGAGATCCTCGGCGAGCTGAAAGCCCGGCGGGACGTGCGCGCCGTGGTGTGGCGGGCCGAGGGGAAGTCCTTCTCCTCCGGCCGCGATGTCGGTGCCCTCGGCGGCGGAGCCGTCGAGATCAGCCATCACGATCTGATGAAACGCGGCCACCGCGGCATCCTGCAGATCCTCGACCTCGAGGCGCCGGTCATCGTCGCCATGAAGGGCTGGTCGATCGGCGCGTCGTTCCAGCGGGCGCTGATCTGTGACATCCGGGTGGCAGCGGAAGGCGCCCGGTTCATGCTGCCCGAGGTCGGCCACGGCGTCATTCCCGACACCGGCGGAATGGCGCGGCTGTTCCAGATGTGCGGCCACGGCGTGGTCAGCGACCTGGTGCTCACCGGGCGGCCGATGGACGCCGCCGAGGCCCTGGCACACGGCGTCGTGTCCCGGGTGGTCCCGGCGGACCAGCTCGACAGCACCGTGATGGAGATGGCCGCGAAGATCGCCGCGGCGCCGACCGTGACCGTGAACATGGCGCGGCGGGTGATCCGTCACCTGTCGGAACCCGCGCTGCGCTCGTCGATGGCGGACGAGCTGATCTACCAGACGTTCGTCAGCAGGTCGGACGACCTGGCCGAAATGCGACAGGCGCGCGCCGAGGACCGGGCACCGCGCTACACCGGGAGCTGA
- a CDS encoding SDR family oxidoreductase — protein MTTTIGLPEPPAPGATALPPGTFAGVAVVITGGGTGLGRAIATEFARLGADIVLGSRKDEHLEAGRAAMEELGARVLAVNCDIRDPEQIAGLFTAAQEEFGLPGVLVNNAAANFPVPAEEMSPNAWRTVVDITLNGTFFCAREFARRHLAAGTPGSVINIGASYAWTGGPGFAHSAAAKAGVKNMVETLAVEWSPYGIQVNGLVPGMFPHEDQTADIKGNLARSSDKDATQPALRVGRLRELGWAATFLASPYARFISGHTLVVDGANWQRRSLTNPAVVTVRDQMGRGPFNP, from the coding sequence TTGACCACGACCATCGGCCTGCCCGAACCACCGGCCCCCGGCGCGACCGCGCTGCCGCCGGGCACCTTCGCCGGAGTAGCGGTGGTGATCACCGGCGGCGGCACCGGGCTCGGGCGCGCCATCGCCACCGAGTTCGCCCGGCTCGGCGCCGACATCGTCCTCGGCAGCCGCAAGGACGAACACCTCGAGGCCGGCCGGGCGGCGATGGAGGAGCTCGGAGCCCGCGTGCTGGCCGTCAACTGCGACATCCGGGACCCGGAACAGATCGCGGGGCTGTTCACCGCCGCGCAGGAGGAATTCGGCCTGCCGGGCGTGCTGGTGAACAACGCCGCCGCGAACTTCCCCGTCCCGGCCGAGGAGATGTCGCCCAACGCCTGGCGCACCGTCGTCGACATCACCCTCAACGGCACGTTCTTCTGCGCCCGTGAGTTCGCGCGGCGCCATCTGGCCGCCGGCACGCCGGGATCAGTCATCAACATCGGCGCGTCCTACGCCTGGACCGGGGGGCCGGGGTTCGCGCATTCGGCCGCGGCGAAGGCCGGGGTGAAGAACATGGTCGAGACCCTCGCCGTCGAATGGTCGCCGTACGGGATCCAGGTCAACGGGCTTGTGCCCGGGATGTTCCCGCATGAGGACCAGACGGCGGACATCAAGGGCAACCTCGCCCGCAGCTCCGACAAGGACGCGACCCAGCCCGCGCTGCGGGTCGGGCGCCTGCGTGAGCTCGGCTGGGCCGCCACCTTCCTGGCCTCGCCCTACGCGCGTTTCATCTCCGGCCACACCCTCGTCGTCGACGGGGCCAACTGGCAGCGGCGATCGCTCACCAACCCGGCTGTGGTCACAGTCAGGGACCAGATGGGCCGCGGTCCCTTCAATCCATGA
- a CDS encoding TetR/AcrR family transcriptional regulator encodes MTAPPNLPLPPNLPPRGVERALARQRHRYEDEVERLIDATFRVMRERDTANPSVSEILAASGLSTTAFYRHFPTKDDLLLTLLERAHDITRRHIEERLAAESDPVQRIAEWVRAMFDLLRTDDLVVANRPFLLAHPRLLERFPAELGTWFDALVAPLATAIADARRAAPGAPAPPAATMPSATTPAATTPSAAPTRPDVPGSDAAVDARLAMQHVFGILVDHAALRRRLEAQTVDSVISYTWRAVLAAGPATPSS; translated from the coding sequence ATGACAGCACCGCCGAACCTCCCGCTGCCGCCGAACCTCCCGCCACGGGGGGTCGAGCGCGCGCTCGCCCGCCAGCGGCACCGCTACGAGGACGAGGTCGAGCGCCTCATCGACGCGACCTTCCGGGTCATGCGCGAACGCGACACCGCCAATCCGTCCGTCAGCGAGATCCTGGCGGCCTCGGGACTGTCGACGACCGCGTTCTACCGTCATTTCCCGACCAAGGACGACCTGCTGCTCACGCTCCTCGAACGCGCGCACGACATCACCAGGCGGCACATCGAGGAGCGGCTGGCCGCCGAGAGCGACCCGGTCCAGCGGATCGCCGAGTGGGTGCGGGCGATGTTCGACCTGCTGCGCACGGACGACCTGGTGGTGGCTAACCGGCCCTTTCTGCTGGCTCATCCCAGGCTGCTCGAGCGGTTCCCGGCGGAGCTCGGCACCTGGTTCGACGCCCTGGTGGCACCGCTGGCGACGGCGATCGCCGACGCGAGGCGAGCGGCACCCGGGGCGCCCGCACCGCCGGCGGCAACCATGCCGTCGGCAACCACGCCGGCGGCAACTACGCCGTCGGCAGCACCCACCCGGCCGGACGTGCCCGGGTCCGACGCCGCGGTGGACGCGCGCCTGGCGATGCAGCACGTCTTCGGCATCCTCGTCGATCACGCGGCGCTGCGGCGCCGGCTGGAGGCGCAGACGGTGGATTCGGTGATCTCCTACACCTGGCGTGCCGTTCTCGCCGCCGGCCCGGCGACTCCGTCCTCGTGA
- a CDS encoding acyl-CoA dehydrogenase family protein, translating to MDIRLSGEQRMLADLAARIAADLAPGGVAALAPTVRGDGDEARWSTLVEAGLVALHIPAERGGADEGGAYEGCADGGGADGGGGDEGGAGGGGVVAAALVAERLAGDLVPVPFVGAAVWAPTLLAAAGDRVAVQAVAAGTLRLAPVLRTDLTGLAGPGEPGVAFDAQGADAGLRIGAGGCLRAVRLDAAAGGADLTRSMCPVPADAPAASGIPPVGGALTREDLARAEAVVLAVLAADLLGVMGRALDDAVAHVRGRAQFGVPVGSFQVVQHLAAHAAVLVEGARSSMWHAAWAAGELPTADALLAARQAKAFCASAAREVGEIAIQMLGGIGLTWEHLAQVRQRRILLSRRVLGDENAQYAAIATTRLAGVGAGTGSESAAEPGTEPGKEPRAGAGAGAGAGAGAG from the coding sequence ATGGACATTCGGTTGAGCGGCGAGCAGCGGATGCTGGCGGACCTGGCCGCGCGGATCGCGGCCGATCTCGCACCGGGCGGCGTCGCCGCCCTGGCGCCCACCGTACGCGGGGACGGGGACGAGGCCCGCTGGTCGACCCTGGTCGAGGCGGGGCTGGTGGCCCTGCACATTCCGGCGGAGCGCGGCGGCGCCGACGAGGGCGGTGCTTACGAGGGCTGCGCTGACGGGGGCGGTGCTGACGGGGGCGGCGGCGATGAGGGTGGTGCCGGCGGAGGCGGGGTCGTGGCGGCCGCGCTTGTCGCTGAGCGGCTGGCGGGAGATCTCGTACCCGTGCCATTCGTGGGCGCCGCCGTGTGGGCGCCGACCCTGCTCGCCGCGGCCGGCGACCGGGTAGCGGTCCAGGCCGTGGCCGCGGGCACGCTGCGGCTCGCCCCGGTTCTGCGCACCGATCTGACCGGGCTCGCCGGTCCGGGTGAGCCCGGTGTCGCCTTTGACGCCCAGGGCGCCGACGCGGGTCTCCGGATCGGCGCCGGCGGCTGCCTACGAGCGGTGCGGCTCGATGCGGCGGCTGGCGGCGCCGACCTGACGAGATCGATGTGCCCGGTCCCCGCGGACGCGCCGGCAGCCAGTGGGATTCCCCCGGTCGGTGGGGCGCTCACCCGCGAGGATCTGGCCCGAGCCGAGGCGGTCGTCCTCGCGGTGCTCGCCGCGGACCTGCTCGGGGTGATGGGCCGCGCGCTCGACGACGCCGTCGCCCACGTCCGCGGGCGTGCGCAGTTCGGCGTTCCGGTCGGCTCGTTCCAGGTCGTCCAGCACCTGGCCGCGCACGCCGCCGTTCTGGTGGAAGGCGCGCGCAGCTCGATGTGGCATGCCGCCTGGGCGGCCGGCGAGCTGCCCACCGCCGACGCGCTGCTCGCGGCCCGGCAGGCGAAGGCGTTCTGCGCGAGTGCCGCCCGCGAGGTCGGTGAGATCGCCATCCAGATGCTGGGCGGGATCGGCCTCACCTGGGAGCACCTGGCGCAGGTGCGGCAACGCCGCATTCTGCTTTCCCGGCGCGTTCTCGGCGATGAGAACGCCCAGTACGCAGCGATTGCCACCACCCGGCTGGCCGGTGTCGGCGCGGGCACGGGCTCGGAATCGGCGGCGGAACCGGGAACAGAACCGGGAAAAGAACCGCGCGCAGGAGCAGGAGCAGGAGCAGGAGCGGGAGCGGGAGCGGGTTGA
- a CDS encoding acyl-CoA dehydrogenase family protein, with translation MDFFDSPAEEAFRSELRAWLAAQQVAPLPSDPDARIEALGQWHRKLAAAGYVGLTFPVQYGGRGLAPTFDAILNDELGFGGYPPPPAIHHITNAIRLFGSDAQKARHLPGMLACTERWCQGFSEPDAGSDLASVRTRAIRGTDGEGRDVYHVHGQKIWTSEALWSQWCLLLCRTEPDRPAHRGLSMLLVPLDLPGIEVRPIVTAGGAREFAEVFFDDVQVPAAGLLGAPGQGWAIAMQLLGYERGPGDIGWVARLMRMLTVLEDDIRSGRVVTDETGRRDVARAWVTLEALRLHVARTLSARLDGSLPGPEGSIDKLLVTEADQVLNHVIMDLRGAAPLLAEESWLDAYFWSRAQSIFGGTQQIQRSIVAQRVLGLPR, from the coding sequence ATGGACTTCTTCGACAGCCCCGCGGAGGAGGCGTTCCGGTCGGAGCTGCGTGCCTGGCTCGCAGCCCAGCAGGTCGCGCCGCTGCCATCCGATCCGGACGCGCGCATCGAGGCGCTCGGGCAATGGCACCGGAAGCTGGCCGCCGCCGGATATGTCGGCCTGACCTTCCCGGTGCAGTACGGCGGACGTGGGCTCGCCCCCACCTTCGACGCGATCCTCAATGACGAGCTGGGGTTCGGCGGCTATCCACCGCCGCCCGCCATCCACCACATCACCAACGCGATCCGCCTGTTCGGGTCGGATGCGCAGAAGGCGCGGCACCTGCCGGGCATGCTTGCGTGCACGGAACGCTGGTGCCAGGGCTTCAGCGAACCGGATGCGGGCAGCGACCTCGCGTCCGTCCGTACCCGTGCGATCCGCGGCACCGACGGTGAGGGCCGCGACGTCTACCATGTGCACGGCCAGAAGATCTGGACCAGCGAGGCGCTGTGGTCGCAGTGGTGCCTCCTGCTGTGCCGGACCGAGCCCGACAGGCCGGCGCACCGCGGACTGTCCATGCTGCTCGTCCCGCTGGACCTGCCCGGCATCGAGGTGCGTCCCATCGTCACCGCCGGCGGGGCCCGCGAGTTCGCCGAGGTCTTCTTCGACGACGTCCAGGTGCCCGCGGCCGGTCTGCTGGGCGCGCCGGGGCAGGGCTGGGCGATTGCCATGCAGCTGCTCGGCTATGAACGCGGGCCCGGGGACATCGGCTGGGTCGCCCGCCTGATGCGGATGCTCACCGTGCTCGAGGACGACATCCGTTCCGGTCGGGTGGTCACGGACGAGACCGGCCGCCGGGATGTCGCCCGCGCCTGGGTGACGCTCGAAGCGCTCCGGCTGCACGTCGCGCGGACACTTTCCGCCCGTCTCGACGGATCGCTGCCGGGCCCCGAGGGCTCAATCGACAAACTGCTCGTGACGGAGGCCGACCAGGTTCTCAACCACGTCATCATGGATCTGCGCGGAGCGGCCCCGCTGCTGGCCGAGGAATCCTGGCTCGATGCCTATTTCTGGTCGCGGGCCCAGTCGATTTTCGGCGGGACCCAGCAGATCCAGCGCTCGATCGTCGCCCAGCGCGTGCTCGGCCTGCCGAGATGA
- the gcvH gene encoding glycine cleavage system protein GcvH — protein MTIPAHLSYTTDHEWLALDGDTCTVGVTEYAATALGDVVFVEAPEVGQAVTAAEACGEIESTKAVSDLIAPVSGEVVEVNPTLRDKPGLINSDPYQEGWIFRVRVTRTPADLLDANAYAAHIGEA, from the coding sequence ATGACGATTCCAGCTCATCTTTCGTACACGACCGACCATGAATGGCTCGCGCTGGACGGCGATACCTGCACGGTCGGCGTCACCGAGTACGCCGCCACCGCGCTCGGCGACGTCGTGTTCGTCGAGGCACCGGAGGTCGGCCAGGCGGTGACGGCGGCCGAGGCCTGCGGCGAGATCGAGTCGACCAAGGCCGTCAGCGACCTGATCGCCCCGGTGTCCGGCGAGGTCGTCGAGGTCAACCCGACGCTGCGGGACAAGCCCGGCCTGATCAACTCCGACCCGTACCAGGAAGGATGGATCTTCCGCGTGCGGGTGACCCGGACCCCGGCCGATCTGCTCGACGCCAATGCCTACGCCGCGCACATCGGCGAGGCGTGA
- a CDS encoding L-serine ammonia-lyase → MAISVFELFKVGIGPSSSHTVGPMRAAGMFAEHLAAGGQLLRTVRVLAELFGSLGATGRGHSSDRAVILGLLGHRPETIDPAQVDAEVRAAHANGCLDLLGRHRIGFDPGRDLVLHLHRTLPFHPNGMRFTAFDETGAVCGERVYYSVGGGFVLDEDTIASTDRLTADGTVPPYPITSGDQLLKHCSASGLPISEIMLANETVWRTPEDVRSGLLAIWDVMQRCIVSGLSTEGTLPGRLGVPRRAPGLHRRLTAEELTAEELAAAEPSVAVRGSAEPRVVEPGSAEPGGATRGGAPLDPLHVIDRVSLAALAVNEENAAGGRVVTAPTNGAAGIIPAVLHYLSRFVPGSTDDDVVRFLLTAGAIGLLYKENASISGAEVGCQGEVGVACSMAAAGLCEVLGGTPQQVENAAEIGMEHNLGLTCDPVEGLVQVPCIERNAMGAVKAINAARLALHGSGEHIVSLDKVIRTMRETGADMKDKYKETSRGGLAVNFIEC, encoded by the coding sequence GTGGCGATCAGTGTTTTCGAGCTGTTCAAGGTCGGCATCGGGCCGTCCTCGTCGCACACCGTCGGGCCGATGCGTGCCGCCGGGATGTTCGCGGAGCACCTGGCGGCTGGCGGACAACTGCTCCGCACCGTCCGGGTGCTGGCCGAGCTGTTCGGATCGCTGGGGGCCACCGGCCGGGGCCACTCCAGCGACCGTGCGGTGATCCTCGGCCTGCTCGGGCACCGCCCCGAGACGATCGACCCGGCGCAGGTGGACGCCGAGGTGCGGGCCGCCCACGCGAACGGCTGCCTCGACCTGCTCGGCCGGCACCGGATCGGCTTCGACCCCGGCCGGGACCTGGTGCTGCACTTGCACAGAACGCTGCCGTTCCACCCGAACGGCATGCGTTTCACCGCCTTCGACGAGACGGGCGCGGTGTGCGGCGAGCGTGTGTACTACTCGGTGGGCGGCGGGTTCGTCCTCGACGAGGACACGATCGCCAGCACGGACCGGCTGACCGCGGACGGGACCGTGCCGCCCTACCCGATCACCTCCGGCGACCAGCTGCTGAAACACTGCTCCGCGTCCGGCCTGCCGATCAGCGAGATCATGCTCGCGAACGAGACGGTGTGGCGCACGCCGGAGGACGTCCGCAGCGGTCTGCTGGCCATCTGGGACGTCATGCAGCGCTGCATCGTCAGCGGTTTGTCGACCGAGGGCACCCTGCCCGGCCGGCTCGGCGTCCCGCGCCGCGCGCCGGGCCTGCACCGCCGGCTCACCGCCGAAGAGCTCACCGCCGAAGAGCTCGCAGCCGCGGAGCCGAGCGTCGCGGTACGTGGTTCCGCGGAGCCGCGTGTCGTGGAGCCCGGTTCCGCGGAACCGGGCGGCGCGACACGCGGCGGCGCCCCGCTCGACCCGCTGCACGTCATCGACCGGGTCAGCCTCGCCGCCCTCGCGGTCAACGAGGAGAACGCCGCCGGCGGACGGGTCGTCACTGCTCCGACCAACGGTGCCGCGGGCATCATTCCCGCCGTCCTGCACTACCTTTCCCGGTTCGTACCGGGCAGCACGGACGACGACGTGGTGCGTTTCCTGCTCACCGCTGGCGCGATCGGACTGCTCTACAAGGAGAACGCCTCGATCTCGGGCGCGGAGGTCGGCTGCCAGGGTGAGGTCGGCGTCGCCTGCTCCATGGCGGCCGCCGGGTTGTGCGAGGTGCTGGGCGGGACGCCGCAACAGGTCGAGAACGCCGCCGAGATCGGTATGGAGCACAACCTCGGGCTCACCTGCGACCCGGTCGAGGGGCTCGTCCAGGTGCCCTGCATCGAGCGGAACGCGATGGGCGCGGTGAAGGCCATCAACGCCGCCCGCCTGGCGCTGCACGGAAGCGGCGAGCACATCGTGAGCCTCGACAAGGTCATCCGCACCATGCGCGAGACCGGCGCGGATATGAAGGACAAATACAAGGAGACCTCTCGCGGCGGCCTCGCCGTGAACTTCATCGAGTGCTGA